The Flavobacteriales bacterium genome contains the following window.
TCATTTCTGCCGCAATCCTTTGGGCAACAAGAGCAGGAACGGGATGCACTGGTCCATGTCCAGCGTGGCCCAATCGGGGCCCAGGCGGCGCAGGGCATCGTAGTACTGCTGCAAGTGGTTGCGGTAGTAGAGTTCGCTGTTGACCAACCAGGCCGCAGGACCAACGTGCTTAGCGAGGAACCACTTCTCCAACAGGCGGCCGGTGCGCCCGTTGCCATCGTTGAAGGGGTGGATCTTCACGAACTCCAGGTGCAGCAGCGCGGCATAGTAGAAGGCCTCGGTGGGTGTGAGGGTGGCCTTGTCCAAGGCTTTCACGGCGCGCATCAGCCGGACCATCAGCTTGGGTACATCGGCGGCGGGCGGACCTTCGTAGATCTTGTAGCGCCCCAGGATGCTGCTGCCCACCACGTACACGGCGCCGGTGCGCCACTCGCCGGGCGTCCAACCCTTCTTGCTGTAGATAGTGGCGGCCAGCGTGGCGTGGGCTTTCAGCAAATTGGCTTCGGTGAGCGGTGTGCGCTGGGCATCACCGTAAGCCCGCACCAGGTCCTCCACCTCCTGCACATCGCGTGTGCGGCGTTTGCCATTGCTGGTGGCTTCCACGTACTCATCCAAGCTCACGCGGCTGCCTTCGATCTGGCTGCTGGCCACGGCCCCGGCAATGGTGGCCCAGCGCGTGGCATCGCCAGTGCGCGCACTCTTGCGGGCCAAACGCGCCACGTGCTTCTCCAGCGTTAGGCGCTGGCGCTTCGCGTAGGCGGGCAGGTATTTCGGGCTCAGCAGTTCCACAGGGTGAAGTTCGGGCTTAGTGTTCGTTCGGCGTTGGAACGGACCTATCGGGTGGTGGCTGGCTCACTGTTGCAGGATCGTGTAAGTCAGTTCCAAATGATCTTGGCCATGTCAAAGAGCAGCCTATGCCGCTCCTCCACCTCAGTAGGGCCGAACGTGGGCATGGGCCGGAACTTCAGATCGTGCCGCTCCATCATGCTCTTGAAATCCTTCTTCTTCACATAGGTGTTCTCCAGCAGCGTTTCGTTCCAGTAGAGCGTACCGGCGTAGGTCTTCAGCTTCTTCGCGTACTTCTCATTGTTGCTGCTCTGGTTGTCCTTGCCTTTCAGCAAGAGCAGACCGCCAAGTCTGTTGCGTTCGCGTTCGAACAACTCTTCGTCGTTGTTGAACACGGCCCTGTTGTCGTCGTTCTCTGCCAAGATGTGCTCCACGTGGAATCCGTTCTTGCTGCCGGTGTTCAAGACAAGGTCGTATATGTTCTGCCGCATGTTCTGGCTGGTGTTCTCGGCGATGAACATTTCGATGCGGGCGAAGAAGTAGCGCTTGAACCGTTTCTCCAATTCGATCCCGGTTTCCTTGAAGAGGCCATAGTTGAGCGGATCCTGAGCATTTGCACCCTTGGCCTCAGTCAGCAGCTCAAGTAGATGGGTATCGAAGACCTTCCGTATGACGGCGGCCGGATTTTCCCTGATTGCATTGCTGATGCTGTACACCACCCGGTTGAAGCTGTTGCTGTTATAGCTGCGCTGCAACTGGAGCAGACAGAATAAGCGGTCCACTTCCCGGGCGATGGTGGCGATCTTCTCGGATTCCTCCGCATCGTCCACCGTGCAACTGGAAAGCACAAGCATGAACTGCGTGTTCATGTCTGTGAGGTTGTTGAAGTACACGTGCCGGTATTGCGCCGCTTCACTCTGGTAGTAGCTGTACATGCGCTTGTACAGGTTCGTGAAGTACTTGAACTCCTTCTGCAGGAAGGCCTTGACCTGCTTCGGGCTATGGTCCAGACGCAGGTACTTGTCCAGTTCGGGGGTGAACATCACCCGGTGATAGTCCTTGTCGAACTTCTCTGCTTCGCCCCGGGTGTTCGCATACTTAGCCTTCAGGTAATACGTGAAGAAGTTGTCGATCTCGTCGGACTTCAACGCATTGATGGCACCGACCTGTTCTTCCCAGAGTTCATTCAAGCCTAACTCATTCAGTTCCCGCTTATCAACCTGGCCGAGCAGTTTCCCCTTGAGAATCTCGTACGGGCGTAGCTTCACCCCACGATCGTTGATCACCTCGAAAACCATGGGCACATCCGTCTGCTTCACGTCGAGATTGATCAGCACAAGACGGCGCAGGCAGTAGAATGTGAAGCTCTCGAAACGGTGCTTGTCCTTCAGCTTGGCATCCAGCGTTTGACCTATCAGGCGGTAGTTCGCGATCAGGTTCTGAGAAGTCACACTGTCATAGGTGCTTTCATCCAACGGCTCATCGGACTTCAGCAAATGGTCCATCACCTCCTTCTGGCCCTCGTGGCTCATCCTGTAGGTGCTCTTGAAGCCTGATTGCCCAGCCAGCTTTCCACGCAACCAAATGCCCAATTCGGAGCCGTACCCATCGGCCATGCGAACGAGCTTCAGGATGATGAGCGACAGCGTGGTAAGGCGCTGCTGGCCGTCCACGATGAACACCTTGCCGTCTACTTGATTGGTCACGTAGGTGTTCAGGTAGTACCACGCATAGTCATCGATCAAGCGCTCCAGCGGGATGTCCGAGTCCTTGTGCTTTGCGAACTCCTGATCGAATTTGTAGAACACGTCGTCCAGTAGGCGCTGCACGGGTTCGTTGCTCCACTTGTACTGGCGCTGGTAGAAATCGATGTGGTAGATCAGCGTACCGAACACCGTGTCCAGGTTCTCACGCGCGGGGTTTACGTCGATCATGATTTCATCGTGTTCATCTCCACCCTCACCTCTCCGCTCATCAGTTTCGGTAGCAGCGTATCGCGGAGCTTCGTCAGGTTGGCGACTTGGTCCTTGTTCGTATCAATCTTCTCTAGCAGCGGGTCGACGACCTTGGAGAAGTCAACGAGTTGTTGCTTCGACTTGGCCTGGAAGGTGAGCGCCTTGATGTCGTCCGGGCTCACACGCTGATGGCTTCCGCTAGTTCCAGATGCCGCCGACGCGAGTTCATCCTGAACGGGCTTCGAGATCAAGAAGCAGTACAGAAAGCCAAAAATCTCGTCCTTCTTCGGGACGAACACTTGGAACTCCGTGCTGCTAATGGGGTGCTCATGCTTCTTGTCGCGGACCGGCCACACCCTGGGAAAGCGCGGGTTCAGCTTGGAGACGAGTACGGCATTCTCGGGAACTACATATTTCGAGCTCTTGATCGTGTCGCCCAATTCAGGCGAGGGCTCCCTACCTTCATCGTACGCGGGTAGACTGTAGTGATGGAAGATGCGCGTTGGGTGCTGACCAGGGTTTACACTGTTCTTTAAATGGGATGCAATGTCTGTAAGTACATATTCCTCCCAGCCCTCCTCCGCCTCCTCCACGAACCACTGCCTGAACAGCGTTTCGGCCATGGCCTCCAAGGTCTTGTTCTGCCGGTGCAGCAGATCGATCTTGTTGTCCAAGCTCAAAAGGACTGAGGCGATGGCAACCTGTTCATCCTTGTCCGGTATGATGACCGGCAGCTTCTTCAGCACGGAGGACTTGATCCCGAGCACAGTTGTACCCGATGCCCTTGACTCCAATTCATACTGGCCGGATGGACTTTGCAGGTAGTACTTGATGAAGGGATTGTATGCCTTCTTGGGATATGCACGTAACGTGATGATGCGTTGTGCCAAAGCCACATCCTTAGACTTCAACAAAGCCACCTCGCCCAATGGAGCCTCGGTGGTAATCACTACATCGTCCACTTCCGGATAGCCCCGGCGCATCCAGTTATGGTAGTCCTCCTTCGAGATGAATTCGTTCGGTTCCTCTATGGTGCCGTTCTTGACCACCTTAGCAGTGATCAACGGAACACCTGATGTTGTCTTGGTCGGCGTTTTGCCACGGTAATCGATGAACTTCTCGATCACCTCATCAAGCAGATATTCCTTCCACTCACCCATCGACCTTCACGCTTTTCAGGTTCTTCAGGATGGCGCTGTTCAGCTCGGCCTCTTCCTGTAGCTGCGTGGCGAACTCGGCTTGCAGCGCCGCGAAACGCTCGGCGAACACGAAGTCGTCCTCTTCTTCGGCCAGGCCCACATAGCGGCCGGGGGTGAGCACGTAGTCCAACTCCTTCACGCGGCTCAGCGGCGCCGCGCAGCAGAAGCCGGGCACATCGGCGTAGGTGCCGGTGGGGTTCCGCCAGTTGTGGTAGGTGTCCGCAATGGTGTTGATGTCGGCCTCGCTGAACTCGCGCGTGCGGCGGTTCACCAAGTGGCCCAGGTGCCGCGCATCGATGAAGAGGATCTCGGTCGTTC
Protein-coding sequences here:
- a CDS encoding Fic family protein produces the protein MELLSPKYLPAYAKRQRLTLEKHVARLARKSARTGDATRWATIAGAVASSQIEGSRVSLDEYVEATSNGKRRTRDVQEVEDLVRAYGDAQRTPLTEANLLKAHATLAATIYSKKGWTPGEWRTGAVYVVGSSILGRYKIYEGPPAADVPKLMVRLMRAVKALDKATLTPTEAFYYAALLHLEFVKIHPFNDGNGRTGRLLEKWFLAKHVGPAAWLVNSELYYRNHLQQYYDALRRLGPDWATLDMDQCIPFLLLLPKGLRQK
- a CDS encoding DUF262 domain-containing protein, yielding MDVNPARENLDTVFGTLIYHIDFYQRQYKWSNEPVQRLLDDVFYKFDQEFAKHKDSDIPLERLIDDYAWYYLNTYVTNQVDGKVFIVDGQQRLTTLSLIILKLVRMADGYGSELGIWLRGKLAGQSGFKSTYRMSHEGQKEVMDHLLKSDEPLDESTYDSVTSQNLIANYRLIGQTLDAKLKDKHRFESFTFYCLRRLVLINLDVKQTDVPMVFEVINDRGVKLRPYEILKGKLLGQVDKRELNELGLNELWEEQVGAINALKSDEIDNFFTYYLKAKYANTRGEAEKFDKDYHRVMFTPELDKYLRLDHSPKQVKAFLQKEFKYFTNLYKRMYSYYQSEAAQYRHVYFNNLTDMNTQFMLVLSSCTVDDAEESEKIATIAREVDRLFCLLQLQRSYNSNSFNRVVYSISNAIRENPAAVIRKVFDTHLLELLTEAKGANAQDPLNYGLFKETGIELEKRFKRYFFARIEMFIAENTSQNMRQNIYDLVLNTGSKNGFHVEHILAENDDNRAVFNNDEELFERERNRLGGLLLLKGKDNQSSNNEKYAKKLKTYAGTLYWNETLLENTYVKKKDFKSMMERHDLKFRPMPTFGPTEVEERHRLLFDMAKIIWN
- a CDS encoding restriction endonuclease subunit S yields the protein MGEWKEYLLDEVIEKFIDYRGKTPTKTTSGVPLITAKVVKNGTIEEPNEFISKEDYHNWMRRGYPEVDDVVITTEAPLGEVALLKSKDVALAQRIITLRAYPKKAYNPFIKYYLQSPSGQYELESRASGTTVLGIKSSVLKKLPVIIPDKDEQVAIASVLLSLDNKIDLLHRQNKTLEAMAETLFRQWFVEEAEEGWEEYVLTDIASHLKNSVNPGQHPTRIFHHYSLPAYDEGREPSPELGDTIKSSKYVVPENAVLVSKLNPRFPRVWPVRDKKHEHPISSTEFQVFVPKKDEIFGFLYCFLISKPVQDELASAASGTSGSHQRVSPDDIKALTFQAKSKQQLVDFSKVVDPLLEKIDTNKDQVANLTKLRDTLLPKLMSGEVRVEMNTMKS